In the genome of Leishmania braziliensis MHOM/BR/75/M2904 contig, possible fusion of chromosomes 20 and 34, one region contains:
- a CDS encoding putative amastin-like surface protein — MEWTIPLLVYVVVQFIAFLLVLVATPLDMFRFKPQNPNFPGCLTLWGFTNSCGSVLYDSTLFEVWEGCPHHLSGFHAAEAFAIISILVYGAAFVLGVIMLFCCSILLWVCLGLNILGAITVCIVWATIVGTFFNGEGDICPDLQSISNYGAGFGLFLAAWVLDILNIFVLLLSICTTVTTESGQVEQTEGKL, encoded by the coding sequence ATGGAGTGGACTATCCCGCTGTTAGTCTACGTGGTGGTTCAGTTCATCGCGTTCTtgttggtgctggtggcgacgccgctggaCATGTTTCGCTTCAAACCACAGAACCCGAATTTCCCAGGCTGTTTGACGTTGTGGGGATTCACGAACTCGTGCGGCAGTGTACTTTACGACAGTACTCTGTTCGAGGTGTGGGAAGGCTGCCCCCATCACCTGAGTGGCTTCCATGCAGCTGAGGCATTCGCTATTATCTCCATCCTCGTGTACGGCGCAGCGTTCGTCTTGGGCGTTATTATGCTGTTTTGCTGCTCCATCTTACTCTGGGTATGCCTGGGGCTTAACATTCTGGGTGCCATCACCGTGTGCATTGTCTGGGCTACCATTGTGGGGACATTTTTTAACGGTGAAGGTGACATATGTCCAGACCTTCAGAGTATAAGTAACTATGGTGCTGGCTTCGGTCTCTTCTTGGCAGCCTGGGTACTGGATATCCTCAACATCTTCGTCTTGTTGCTGTCAATCTGCACTACAGTTACCACTGAAAGTGGCCAGGTGGAGCAAACGGAGGGAAAACTATAG